Proteins encoded in a region of the Anguilla anguilla isolate fAngAng1 chromosome 10, fAngAng1.pri, whole genome shotgun sequence genome:
- the LOC118237449 gene encoding C-C motif chemokine 4 homolog, which produces MLFQAASFFLWASVFCSYTAAFTEEALDCCLSTSNVPIPRQIVASFSMQTAEGGCPIAATVFITKKGRALCAPPPTRSDWVSKTICKISPKEPRCLSAKKEKSQRRKRNGVKQ; this is translated from the exons ATGCTGTTCCAAGCAGCATCTTTCTTCCTGTGGGCTTCCGTCTTCTGCAGCTACACAGCAG CCTTCACGGAGGAAGCGCTCGACTGTTGCCTGTCCACCAGCAACGTGCCCATCCCCCGCCAGATAGTGGCATCGTTCAGCATGCAGACGGCAGAGGGAGGCTGTCCTATTGCAGCCACCGT GTTCATCACCAAAAAGGGCAGGGCTTTGTGCGCCCCTCCCCCGACCAGGAGCGACTGGGTGTCCAAGACCATTTGTAAGATTTCTCCAAAAGAGCCGAGGTGCCTTTCCGCGAAGAAAGAGAAAtcgcagaggaggaagagaaatg GAGTCAAGCAGTAA